The Microbacterium sp. LWH7-1.2 genome window below encodes:
- the lexA gene encoding transcriptional repressor LexA encodes MSDAAGREKPQTRRRKSLSDKQLAILEVIQRSIARHGYPPSMREIGDAVGLKSLSSVTHQLNQLELSGYLRRDAGKTRAMEVLIDLPGTATESPADAAPSVGDAALVPLVGRIAAGVPITAEQQVEEIFPLPRQLVGKGDLFMLKVSGESMIDAAICDGDWVVVRSQATADNGDIVAAMLDGEATVKTFRQRDGHTWLLPRNSAFEPILGDDATVLGKVVAVLRAV; translated from the coding sequence ATGAGCGACGCGGCCGGGCGAGAGAAGCCCCAGACCCGCCGGCGCAAGAGCCTGAGCGACAAGCAGCTCGCGATCCTCGAAGTGATCCAGCGCTCGATCGCCCGTCACGGCTACCCGCCCAGCATGCGGGAGATCGGCGATGCCGTCGGCCTCAAGTCGCTGTCGAGCGTCACGCACCAGCTCAACCAGCTCGAGCTGAGCGGGTATCTGCGGCGCGACGCCGGCAAGACGCGCGCGATGGAAGTGCTCATCGACCTGCCCGGCACTGCCACCGAGAGCCCCGCCGACGCCGCGCCGTCGGTCGGCGACGCCGCGCTCGTCCCGCTGGTCGGCCGCATCGCCGCGGGCGTCCCGATCACGGCCGAGCAGCAGGTGGAGGAGATCTTCCCCCTCCCCCGCCAGCTGGTCGGCAAGGGCGACCTGTTCATGCTGAAGGTCTCCGGCGAGTCGATGATCGACGCCGCGATCTGCGACGGCGACTGGGTCGTGGTGCGATCGCAGGCCACGGCCGACAACGGCGACATCGTCGCGGCGATGCTCGACGGCGAGGCGACCGTCAAGACGTTCCGCCAGCGTGACGGCCACACCTGGCTCCTCCCCCGCAACTCCGCGTTCGAGCCGATCCTGGGCGACGATGCCACCGTGCTCGGCAAGGTCGTCGCGGTGCTGCGCGCAGTCTGA